In the Streptobacillus moniliformis DSM 12112 genome, one interval contains:
- the murA gene encoding UDP-N-acetylglucosamine 1-carboxyvinyltransferase — protein MVEGFKIEGKRPLNGIIEVSGAKNAALPIIIATLIEKGEHILRNVPDLRDIRILFQLLEDFGMKVEKLDSNSYKIINDGFKRNEASYEIVKQMRASFLVMGPMVANLQESVVSLPGGCAIGSRPVDIHLKGFEALGAEITQIRGYIHVVAENLKGADIALTFPSVGATQNLLMAAVKISGTTRIINAAKEPEIVDLGNYLIKMGAKIEGLGTNTITIEGVEKLHAVEYSIMPDRIEAGTYVIASIVTDGDLKIKNANIEDLGVFKHQLEAMGVKFEKNGDILTVKGKVKDLKPTRIVTMPHPGFPTDMQAQMMLLLSLIKGHSEVEETVFENRFMHVPELNRMGADINIRHGIANVEGVENLYGTNVMASDLRAGAALVVAGLIADGDTILSRIYHIDRGYDKLEEKLNKVGAKIERIKLEV, from the coding sequence ATGGTTGAAGGATTTAAAATAGAAGGTAAAAGACCTCTAAATGGTATAATAGAAGTAAGTGGAGCAAAGAATGCTGCTCTTCCAATAATAATAGCAACACTTATAGAAAAAGGGGAACATATATTAAGAAATGTACCTGATTTAAGAGATATTAGAATACTATTTCAACTACTAGAAGATTTTGGAATGAAAGTTGAAAAATTAGATAGTAATAGTTATAAAATAATTAATGATGGCTTTAAGAGAAATGAAGCAAGTTATGAAATAGTTAAACAAATGAGAGCTTCATTTTTAGTTATGGGGCCTATGGTTGCTAATTTACAAGAATCTGTAGTTTCTCTTCCAGGAGGTTGTGCTATAGGAAGTAGACCTGTTGATATACACTTAAAAGGATTTGAAGCATTAGGAGCAGAAATTACTCAAATAAGAGGATATATTCATGTTGTTGCTGAAAATCTTAAAGGAGCAGATATAGCTTTAACTTTCCCATCAGTTGGGGCAACACAAAATTTACTAATGGCAGCAGTTAAAATTTCAGGTACTACTAGAATAATTAATGCTGCAAAAGAACCAGAAATAGTAGATTTAGGAAATTATTTAATAAAAATGGGTGCAAAAATTGAAGGACTTGGAACTAACACTATAACTATTGAAGGTGTAGAGAAATTACATGCAGTTGAATATTCAATTATGCCTGATAGAATAGAAGCAGGAACATATGTTATTGCATCTATAGTTACAGATGGAGATCTTAAAATTAAAAATGCAAATATTGAAGATTTAGGTGTATTTAAACATCAACTTGAAGCTATGGGAGTTAAGTTTGAAAAAAATGGAGATATATTAACTGTTAAAGGGAAAGTTAAAGATTTAAAGCCTACTAGAATAGTTACTATGCCACATCCAGGTTTCCCAACAGATATGCAAGCTCAAATGATGTTATTGCTTTCATTAATTAAAGGACATAGTGAAGTAGAAGAAACTGTGTTTGAAAATAGATTTATGCATGTACCTGAATTAAATAGAATGGGTGCAGATATTAATATAAGACATGGGATAGCAAATGTTGAAGGTGTAGAAAACCTTTATGGAACTAATGTAATGGCATCTGATTTAAGGGCAGGAGCTGCATTAGTTGTAGCTGGTCTTATAGCAGATGGAGATACAATTTTAAGTAGAATTTATCATATAGATAGAGGATATGATAAATTAGAAGAGAAATTAAATAAAGTTGGAGCTAAGATAGAAAGAATAAAACTTGAAGTTTAA
- a CDS encoding OmpA family protein → MKDIKVQKLKSFLKNKVSINDKLVIRYFILGIAGLSAMSYGAYLAIDDSKGTIGKSGKSSEDGENNSKNNVILAKYENTNNTSSSVVIGAGGKTYGKGSENVVIGFNTKSEGKQSVVIGANTKSELERSVILGNNSYVYKDYFKINNGVNDGDGQGVAIGNSVYSTGQATSIGNNTYAIGRSSIAIGNDDITEYKQSITDHDYKEYFKQLYEKIDENGNIYGYAKNGNTSSDNKKKNIYSPTLAQGHGSIAIGSRSIAYADGSTALGTLAFALKKGSTAVGTLTRAEGEGAIAIGRETNVFANNAIASGNKTLVLEEGGAAYGLSAISGGQNSIAIGTEVYSNVEYDYEGKIKLKSNSKDVNTNLFGMLNDYGDVASKEDKRGLYGFDLNGVAKTILGLGTDTPLSNVMDAKKETYLKSGDYFIGVKSYIDGIEKAFVEAKDDKDVKTDILKIKKEIKNGVKDIAKSSGKNAIVVGSKSGAFGDNGIALGRGSFSLKENSISIGSYSFTKEKNSIALGIAARALGEGSIAFGNGSGVDIDGKNSMVYGHGSVAYAPNSIILGVNSRVWGTSKDGDSIIIGNDANISELKDSSNKKIEGHNGKSVLALGNQTNATLDNSVALGYLSATDYEKSDLDKSGYTARGSYSIPSSAKVGVISVGKKGYERRIINVASGYRDSDAVNVAQLKTLEDRLDGVTEETDDKVRYFSVNTDNDLKDIARKEVDYRNYVKLKTQMLTIDARKKSGENINDDSVKELKDKVEDLEKKEKIKEHADKIKALSIDDSKYSPNGKFDIDKYLQDLEKAKQEDSSDDKINSILKDDEKKKIEEANYSNKGAKGKNSIAIGHSASTDKTAENAIAIGNGTKATIKDSIVLGSGSESTADVNKAGYDITNSNSNSGAAWKPTHGEFAIGKDSTITRRITGVAAGEKDTDAVNVAQLKQLASGLLKDKELIFVGNTGGDVKVKIGETLNIKGEGTVANGTAANNLKVTADEKTKTLTIGLAENLVGINTITTKKSANNEQTVLSQTGLKVTGKDSKETLVTSENVEVKNGTDKTTLSASGLKITDKDGKDDKQTNELTKTSITLKDKSNNKEVTNTITADKSEITNNTGDKTTITADKITVANGTDKVEITKNSLLGATTIGKDANNSLIFGNGNGDNTSTMLKVGGKELTFTKAGEHIKISNVANGKDDNDAVNVSQLKEYAKALGGNAKFENGNLVGPIYKLKAGNDNTTDYKDVGKALESLDNALTTSNNNIKTLEGKAITFQGNGNTDKVERKLGETLKIQGEGTVTGNTAANNIKVTKNDSNDGLDVKLTENLKNLNSIETKDNNGNKTKITTEGIEATNGTDKANLAADKLTFGPKESTSADKTSTTIEKSGITVKNKEGKDSVTIKSGDNGGTIEVKSKDGNSSIKIDGEKGSITGLKDIDPNETDGSIAVNKNYVDSKIKAIANGPFEYESNGEKVVRGQDNKLYKESDLNKHYYDEKEKKYKPKNNNNGMNGPKALENKDVTVNVMPKNGTPISIGNVASILGEEATTTSDKAAEKVKELIGNSDNSKNKVATGTDILALAKAGISFEGNTGSGEKIHRNLGEQVTIKGEGTDNKDNFTSASGNIQVKSDKAKSELTVKLSDKLTNMTSFETKELDDNGNKSKVKLDKEGLTTINKTDDNKYIMSKTGPNGTEIGKYDNDPLMNNNTSPTNSAKYTLEGTTIKDDKGSSNLTSNTLTLKDKDNKQGITLDNKAETPTISLSNNKGEETVKIYGGNGKDKESSISFKVDNDKGLGVVKGLRDLTDNDPGHYAVNKRYVDNKLNGALGGVANAIAVASIPQINGKGHNIGASYGYYEGHSAFALGLSGINERGNVLYKANLSLNTRGNVGIGAGIGYQFGGDDVRREEVIIENNPSNDIRDRLIEQNEKLINQNKKLEEDNDRLRRENDRIGDEIKELRERIKAIEKIKMNEDDLYTLDGYRLGIHELTKSQEEMLMNIVRELNENYKNRKIYITGYTDNVSGENLNLELGLKRANVVAKKLRELGLDMSISIRKVSSSGYNNIVETNKSSNGRSSNRRVEIELR, encoded by the coding sequence ATGAAAGATATCAAAGTACAAAAATTAAAAAGTTTTTTAAAAAATAAGGTAAGTATTAATGATAAACTAGTAATTAGATACTTTATTTTAGGAATTGCAGGTTTATCAGCAATGTCATATGGAGCATATTTAGCAATAGATGATAGTAAAGGTACTATAGGAAAATCTGGTAAAAGTTCAGAAGATGGAGAAAACAATAGTAAAAATAATGTGATATTAGCTAAATACGAAAATACAAATAATACTTCTAGTTCAGTAGTAATAGGAGCAGGTGGAAAAACTTATGGTAAGGGTTCAGAAAATGTAGTAATAGGATTTAATACAAAATCAGAAGGTAAACAAAGTGTAGTAATAGGAGCTAATACTAAATCAGAATTAGAAAGATCTGTAATTCTTGGTAATAATTCTTATGTATATAAGGATTATTTTAAAATTAATAATGGAGTAAATGATGGTGATGGACAAGGAGTTGCAATAGGTAACTCAGTTTATTCAACAGGACAAGCAACATCTATAGGAAATAATACATATGCTATAGGTAGATCTTCTATAGCTATAGGTAATGATGATATAACTGAGTATAAGCAATCTATCACAGATCATGACTATAAAGAATATTTTAAACAACTTTATGAAAAAATAGATGAAAATGGAAATATTTATGGATATGCTAAAAATGGAAATACCAGTAGTGATAATAAGAAAAAAAATATATATTCACCAACATTAGCACAAGGACATGGATCAATTGCAATAGGTTCTCGTTCTATAGCCTATGCTGATGGTTCAACTGCATTAGGAACACTTGCTTTTGCTCTTAAGAAAGGGTCAACAGCAGTTGGTACACTAACAAGGGCAGAAGGTGAAGGAGCTATAGCAATAGGAAGAGAAACTAATGTATTTGCTAATAATGCGATAGCATCAGGTAATAAAACTCTGGTATTAGAAGAAGGTGGAGCAGCTTATGGTTTGTCAGCTATTTCAGGTGGACAAAACTCTATAGCAATAGGAACAGAAGTTTACTCTAATGTTGAGTATGATTATGAGGGGAAAATAAAGTTAAAATCTAATTCAAAAGATGTAAATACAAACCTATTTGGAATGTTAAATGATTATGGAGATGTAGCTTCAAAAGAAGATAAAAGAGGGCTTTATGGTTTTGACTTAAATGGTGTTGCTAAAACTATACTAGGTCTTGGAACAGATACTCCTTTAAGTAATGTAATGGATGCTAAAAAAGAAACATATTTAAAAAGTGGAGATTATTTTATAGGGGTTAAAAGCTATATAGATGGAATAGAAAAAGCTTTTGTAGAGGCAAAAGATGATAAGGATGTTAAAACAGATATACTTAAGATAAAAAAAGAAATAAAAAATGGAGTAAAAGATATAGCTAAATCTAGTGGAAAAAATGCCATAGTTGTAGGAAGTAAATCAGGAGCTTTTGGAGATAATGGTATAGCCTTAGGTAGAGGTTCGTTCTCACTTAAAGAAAACTCAATATCAATTGGATCATATTCATTTACAAAAGAAAAAAATTCAATAGCATTAGGGATAGCTGCAAGAGCTTTAGGAGAGGGTTCTATTGCCTTTGGTAATGGTTCTGGAGTAGACATAGATGGTAAAAATTCTATGGTTTATGGTCATGGATCAGTTGCCTATGCACCTAATTCAATAATATTAGGAGTTAATTCTCGTGTTTGGGGAACTTCAAAAGATGGAGATTCTATCATAATAGGTAATGATGCCAACATAAGTGAGTTAAAAGATAGTAGTAATAAAAAAATAGAAGGACATAATGGTAAATCAGTACTAGCATTAGGGAATCAGACTAATGCAACCTTAGATAACTCAGTTGCCTTAGGATATCTTTCAGCAACTGATTATGAAAAATCAGACTTAGATAAATCAGGATACACAGCAAGAGGTTCATATTCTATACCAAGTTCGGCTAAAGTTGGAGTAATATCTGTAGGTAAAAAGGGTTATGAAAGAAGAATAATTAATGTTGCATCAGGGTATAGAGATTCTGATGCTGTTAATGTTGCCCAACTAAAAACACTTGAAGATAGATTAGATGGAGTTACAGAAGAAACAGATGACAAAGTCAGATATTTTTCAGTTAACACTGATAATGATCTAAAAGATATAGCAAGAAAAGAAGTAGATTATAGAAATTATGTAAAACTAAAAACACAAATGCTAACCATAGACGCAAGAAAAAAATCAGGTGAAAACATAAATGATGATAGTGTTAAAGAATTAAAAGATAAGGTAGAGGATTTAGAGAAAAAAGAAAAGATAAAGGAACATGCTGATAAAATTAAAGCTTTGAGTATAGATGATAGTAAATACAGTCCTAATGGTAAATTTGATATAGATAAATATTTACAAGATTTAGAAAAAGCTAAACAAGAAGATTCATCTGATGATAAAATAAATAGTATTTTAAAAGATGATGAAAAAAAGAAGATAGAAGAAGCAAACTATTCTAATAAGGGAGCAAAAGGTAAAAATTCTATAGCAATAGGACATAGTGCCAGTACAGATAAAACGGCAGAAAATGCAATAGCTATAGGTAATGGAACAAAAGCAACTATTAAAGATAGTATAGTTTTAGGAAGTGGTTCTGAAAGCACAGCAGATGTAAATAAAGCTGGATATGATATTACTAATTCAAATTCTAATTCAGGTGCAGCTTGGAAACCAACTCATGGAGAATTTGCTATAGGTAAAGATTCAACAATTACTAGAAGAATAACAGGAGTAGCAGCAGGAGAAAAAGATACAGACGCTGTAAATGTGGCTCAACTTAAACAACTTGCCTCAGGATTACTAAAAGATAAAGAACTAATATTTGTAGGTAATACTGGTGGAGATGTAAAAGTTAAAATAGGTGAAACACTTAATATTAAAGGTGAAGGAACAGTTGCTAATGGAACAGCTGCAAACAATTTAAAAGTAACAGCAGATGAAAAGACTAAAACTTTAACTATAGGACTTGCAGAGAATTTAGTAGGAATAAATACTATAACAACTAAGAAGAGTGCAAACAATGAACAAACAGTATTATCTCAAACTGGTCTTAAAGTTACAGGAAAAGATAGTAAAGAAACATTAGTTACATCTGAAAATGTAGAAGTAAAAAATGGTACAGATAAGACAACATTATCAGCAAGTGGATTAAAAATCACAGATAAAGATGGAAAAGATGACAAACAAACAAATGAACTTACTAAAACTTCTATAACATTAAAAGATAAGAGTAATAATAAAGAAGTTACGAACACTATAACAGCAGATAAAAGTGAAATAACTAATAATACTGGAGATAAAACAACTATTACAGCAGATAAAATAACTGTAGCAAATGGAACTGATAAGGTAGAAATTACTAAAAATTCTTTACTAGGTGCAACTACTATTGGTAAAGATGCTAATAATAGTTTAATATTTGGTAATGGTAATGGTGATAATACATCTACAATGTTAAAAGTTGGTGGAAAAGAATTAACATTCACTAAAGCAGGAGAACATATAAAGATATCAAATGTAGCAAATGGAAAAGATGATAACGATGCTGTAAATGTATCACAACTTAAAGAATATGCAAAAGCTTTAGGTGGAAATGCTAAGTTTGAAAATGGTAATCTTGTAGGACCTATATATAAATTAAAAGCTGGTAATGATAATACAACAGACTATAAGGATGTAGGAAAGGCATTAGAGTCATTAGATAATGCTTTAACTACTTCAAATAATAATATAAAAACTTTAGAAGGCAAAGCAATAACATTCCAAGGAAATGGAAATACAGATAAGGTAGAAAGAAAATTAGGAGAAACTTTAAAGATACAAGGTGAAGGAACAGTTACAGGAAATACAGCTGCTAACAATATTAAAGTTACAAAGAATGATTCTAATGATGGATTAGATGTTAAACTTACTGAAAATTTAAAGAACCTAAATAGTATAGAAACAAAAGACAATAATGGAAATAAAACAAAAATTACAACAGAAGGTATAGAAGCTACTAATGGAACTGATAAAGCTAATTTAGCAGCAGATAAATTAACATTCGGACCGAAAGAATCTACTTCAGCAGATAAAACAAGTACAACTATTGAAAAATCAGGAATAACTGTAAAAAATAAAGAAGGAAAAGATTCAGTAACAATAAAATCTGGAGATAATGGTGGAACAATAGAAGTTAAATCTAAAGATGGAAATTCAAGTATTAAAATAGATGGAGAAAAAGGTTCTATTACTGGACTTAAAGATATAGATCCTAATGAAACAGATGGAAGTATAGCAGTTAATAAAAATTATGTTGATAGTAAAATAAAAGCAATAGCTAATGGACCATTTGAATATGAATCAAATGGAGAAAAAGTAGTAAGAGGACAAGATAATAAACTGTATAAAGAATCTGATTTAAATAAACATTACTATGATGAAAAAGAAAAAAAATATAAACCTAAAAATAATAATAATGGAATGAATGGACCAAAAGCATTAGAAAATAAAGATGTAACAGTAAATGTAATGCCTAAGAATGGAACACCAATATCAATAGGAAATGTGGCAAGTATTCTAGGAGAAGAAGCAACTACAACATCAGATAAAGCTGCTGAAAAAGTTAAAGAACTAATTGGAAATTCTGATAATAGCAAAAACAAAGTAGCAACAGGAACAGACATATTAGCCTTAGCAAAAGCAGGAATAAGCTTTGAAGGTAATACAGGTTCAGGAGAAAAAATACATAGAAACCTAGGAGAACAAGTAACCATTAAAGGTGAAGGAACAGACAATAAAGATAACTTTACTAGTGCAAGTGGAAACATACAAGTTAAATCAGATAAAGCTAAAAGTGAATTAACAGTAAAACTATCAGATAAGTTAACTAACATGACTTCATTTGAAACAAAAGAATTAGATGATAATGGAAATAAATCTAAAGTTAAACTAGATAAAGAAGGACTAACTACAATTAATAAGACAGATGATAATAAATACATAATGTCTAAAACAGGACCAAATGGAACTGAAATAGGTAAATATGATAATGATCCATTAATGAATAACAATACTTCACCAACAAATAGTGCAAAATATACATTAGAAGGAACAACAATAAAAGATGATAAAGGAAGTTCTAACCTAACATCAAATACATTAACTTTAAAAGATAAAGATAATAAACAAGGAATAACATTAGATAATAAAGCTGAAACTCCAACTATTTCTTTATCAAATAATAAAGGAGAAGAAACAGTTAAAATATATGGAGGAAATGGAAAAGATAAAGAATCATCAATATCATTTAAGGTAGATAATGATAAAGGATTAGGAGTAGTAAAAGGTTTAAGAGATCTAACAGATAATGATCCAGGACATTATGCAGTAAATAAGAGATATGTAGATAATAAATTAAATGGAGCTTTAGGAGGGGTAGCAAATGCAATAGCAGTAGCAAGTATACCACAGATAAATGGAAAGGGACATAATATAGGAGCATCATATGGATATTATGAAGGACATTCAGCCTTTGCATTAGGGTTAAGTGGAATAAATGAAAGAGGAAATGTATTATATAAGGCAAACTTATCATTAAATACAAGAGGAAATGTAGGTATAGGAGCAGGGATAGGATATCAGTTTGGAGGAGATGATGTAAGAAGAGAAGAAGTAATAATAGAAAATAATCCTTCAAATGATATAAGAGATAGATTGATTGAACAAAATGAAAAGTTAATTAATCAGAATAAGAAGTTAGAAGAAGATAATGATAGATTAAGAAGAGAAAATGATAGGATAGGAGATGAGATAAAAGAGTTAAGAGAAAGAATAAAAGCAATAGAAAAAATTAAGATGAATGAAGATGACTTATACACACTAGATGGATATAGATTAGGTATACATGAGTTAACAAAGAGCCAAGAAGAGATGTTAATGAATATAGTAAGAGAGTTAAATGAGAACTATAAGAATAGGAAGATATATATAACAGGATATACAGATAATGTATCGGGAGAGAATTTAAATCTTGAGTTAGGTTTAAAGAGAGCAAATGTAGTAGCAAAGAAACTAAGAGAGTTAGGCTTAGATATGAGTATATCAATAAGGAAGGTAAGTTCATCAGGATATAATAACATAGTAGAAACAAATAAGAGTTCAAATGGAAGGTCTTCTAATAGAAGGGTGGAGATTGAATTAAGGTAA